A DNA window from Drosophila pseudoobscura strain MV-25-SWS-2005 chromosome 2, UCI_Dpse_MV25, whole genome shotgun sequence contains the following coding sequences:
- the LOC4800554 gene encoding uncharacterized protein yields the protein MNKMKKSRKSAKNSGPSDPTGQSNKANASGIGSNNAGNQNIAGTEPGEQSTSDGVPFILVDAMPLTYCPPTVADLDQIEAKRMAKVIAECDRLQDRLEDTTPPPELDMPSTMTEKDEEFFQEMQKLRIFPKETEEKDGKERPGISRQGTFHIDRSKPTLNDRRLGDEPSVSSTESMRIINHIGDQLMQLQLLKEQPLVEGNAYCFLVSIKPEGGASNCFVRQIGLPVSSLQPETESVVQSETESIVQPEEELLVQLENESAEQPEKKPESVSSTGRTDAYSSNAVPKLRDLLHTQMPVSKAESPPPGLTIEAASEAKTDTIAAPKTSTTPWRQLSKSRFGYLPKKI from the coding sequence ATGAACAAAATGAAGAAGAGCCGTAAGTCCGCTAAGAATTCCGGGCCATCGGACCCCACTGGCCAATCAAACAAAGCCAATGCGAGCGGTATTGGAAGCAACAATGCCGGGAATCAGAATATAGCTGGAACAGAGCCGGGGGAACAGTCTACCAGCGATGGCGTTCCGTTCATTCTTGTGGATGCAATGCCTTTGACCTACTGTCCCCCGACTGTGGCTGACTTGGACCAAATAGAGGCCAAGCGAATGGCGAAGGTAATAGCGGAGTGTGACCGATTGCAAGACCGCTTGGAGGACACAACGCCACCGCCTGAGCTGGACATGCCAAGCACAATGACCGAGAAAGACGAGGAGTTCTTCCAGGAAATGCAGAAACTGCGCATATTTCCGAAGGAGACGGAGGAAAAAGATGGAAAAGAACGTCCTGGCATCAGCAGGCAGGGCACCTTCCACATTGACAGATCAAAGCCGACACTTAACGATCGGAGGCTTGGAGACGAGCCGTCGGTCTCCTCTACAGAATCAATGAGGATTATCAATCATATTGGGGATCAGCTCATGCAGCTTCAGCTCCTAAAGGAGCAGCCGTTGGTAGAGGGAAACGCCTACTGCTTCTTAGTGAGCATTAAGCCAGAAGGTGGGGCATCCAATTGCTTCGTGCGGCAAATCGGATTACCCGTGTCCAGTTTGCAGCCAGAAACGGAGTCCGTCGTGCAGTCAGAAACAGAGTCCATCGTCCAGCCAGAAGAGGAGTTACTCGTGCAGCTTGAAAACGAGTCCGCCGAGCAGCCAGAAAAGAAACCGGAGTCTGTTAGCTCGACGGGTAGGACAGATGCCTACAGTAGCAATGCGGTCCCAAAATTACGCGATCTATTGCACACCCAGATGCCGGTCTCCAAAGCTGAGAGCCCTCCCCCAGGTCTGACAATTGAGGCGGCATCCGAGGCAAAGACGGACACCATTGCTGCTCCAAAGACCAGTACAACGCCCTGGAGGCAGTTAAGCAAATCCAGATTTGGATATCTTCCAAAGAAGATCTGA